The following coding sequences lie in one Paenibacillus durus ATCC 35681 genomic window:
- a CDS encoding CRISPR-associated helicase/endonuclease Cas3 encodes MEYIAHIRQKDKKIQTVEEHQKEVQVGCEQYGAKIGVTHLAGLAGMLHDIGKNTNEFNTYLVKAVYHPEAASRKGSVDHSTAGGKLLYQRYHKGEGVSMNKLAAEWIGNCIISHHQGLRDFLSPQLDSPYLKRVGQKELDEYDRAVAAFFEQVPADKLDRYFEQAVAELKLALTIIQEYKLPRITLALLIKYIFSCLIDADRTNTRDFEADEHTDWIKDHQSFFLESYNRLLAKIALLNEAKDADHPINRLRREMSRQCEEFALLSSGIYTLSIPTGGGKTLASLRYALRHALETGKERIIYIVPFTTIIEQNAKEIREIIQNDDMVLEHHSNVVDEIDPGSDDYDLEKEKLKLARDHWDRPIIFTTMVQFLNTFYAKGTRNVRRLHQLSNAVLIFDEVQAVPHRCLSLFNAALNFLHTFGKSSIVLCTATQPALDDVRHKLHLSEQSEMIKNLSDVGRYFKRVELVDYTAKCGASGWGAETLASFVRERMNEVNSVLVILNTKTAVRKLFAELDQEEWAEDRKVRLFHLSTNMCAAHRKDVLAELIQVLDSKVNERVICVSTQLIEAGVNISFDCVIRSLSGLDSITQAAGRCNRHGKDPLRQVYVIQSADENLNHLQEIKIGAEMTLKVLDDFRKKPELYENDRLSPSAMKAYFKYYYHRIKDELDYPVPKLGGKKLFNLLSSNKAYYDAYRNRYSEKLGLGSLQALATAEQYFEVIDNPATSVIVPYNAEARDLIANLNGELDIWELGDLLRKAQQYVVNVYKHDLVKLDKSGELFPLLNGNVLALHDTAYSERFGVGTEGDGEWGTSII; translated from the coding sequence ATGGAATATATTGCCCATATCCGCCAAAAGGATAAAAAAATTCAAACGGTGGAGGAACATCAGAAGGAAGTGCAAGTCGGCTGTGAGCAATATGGTGCAAAGATAGGTGTGACCCATTTGGCCGGATTGGCGGGAATGCTGCATGATATCGGAAAAAATACGAACGAGTTCAACACGTATCTTGTCAAAGCGGTCTACCACCCGGAAGCCGCTTCCCGAAAAGGCTCGGTCGATCATTCAACGGCGGGAGGAAAGCTGTTATATCAGCGCTATCACAAGGGCGAGGGAGTTTCGATGAACAAGCTGGCAGCGGAATGGATCGGGAACTGTATTATTTCCCACCATCAAGGGTTGCGGGATTTCCTTAGTCCACAATTGGACTCGCCTTATCTGAAACGGGTGGGGCAGAAGGAACTTGATGAGTATGACCGGGCTGTCGCCGCTTTTTTCGAACAAGTGCCAGCTGATAAGCTTGACCGCTATTTTGAGCAGGCGGTTGCGGAGCTAAAGCTTGCTTTAACCATCATCCAAGAGTATAAGTTGCCACGCATTACGCTTGCTTTACTCATCAAGTACATTTTTAGTTGCCTCATAGATGCCGATCGGACGAATACCCGGGATTTTGAAGCGGATGAGCATACGGACTGGATCAAGGATCATCAATCTTTTTTTCTTGAAAGCTATAATCGCCTGTTGGCGAAGATTGCATTGTTGAACGAGGCGAAGGATGCGGATCATCCAATTAATCGTTTAAGACGGGAAATGTCCCGGCAATGTGAAGAGTTTGCGCTGCTCTCATCGGGCATTTACACGCTCTCTATTCCGACAGGAGGGGGGAAGACGCTGGCCAGCTTACGTTATGCACTACGACATGCCCTTGAGACCGGTAAGGAACGGATTATTTATATTGTGCCGTTTACGACGATCATCGAGCAGAATGCGAAAGAAATACGGGAAATCATTCAGAATGATGATATGGTTCTGGAGCATCATTCCAATGTTGTGGATGAAATTGATCCTGGCAGCGATGATTACGATTTGGAAAAAGAGAAACTGAAGCTTGCCAGGGACCACTGGGATCGACCGATTATTTTTACTACCATGGTACAGTTTCTGAATACCTTTTACGCCAAGGGGACCCGCAATGTGCGGAGATTGCATCAATTGTCGAATGCGGTGCTGATCTTTGATGAGGTCCAGGCCGTTCCTCACCGCTGCCTTTCGCTGTTTAATGCGGCCCTCAACTTTCTCCACACCTTTGGGAAATCCAGTATTGTGCTATGTACGGCGACGCAACCGGCGCTTGATGATGTCAGACATAAGCTGCATTTGTCCGAGCAGTCGGAGATGATCAAGAATTTGAGTGATGTGGGACGGTATTTTAAAAGGGTGGAGTTGGTCGATTATACCGCCAAGTGCGGCGCTTCGGGATGGGGAGCGGAAACATTGGCTTCCTTTGTACGTGAGAGAATGAATGAGGTGAACAGCGTGCTGGTCATTCTCAATACGAAGACCGCCGTACGGAAGCTGTTCGCCGAGCTGGATCAGGAGGAATGGGCCGAAGATAGAAAGGTACGCCTGTTCCATTTAAGTACGAATATGTGTGCAGCGCATCGGAAAGATGTACTGGCCGAGTTGATTCAAGTGCTTGACTCCAAAGTAAATGAACGGGTGATATGCGTCAGTACCCAGCTTATTGAGGCCGGGGTGAACATCAGCTTTGATTGCGTGATCCGCTCGCTCTCCGGACTGGATTCGATTACGCAGGCAGCGGGTAGATGCAACCGCCATGGGAAAGACCCTTTGCGTCAGGTGTACGTCATCCAATCTGCGGACGAGAACTTAAACCATTTGCAAGAAATCAAGATTGGAGCAGAAATGACTCTTAAGGTGCTGGACGACTTTCGGAAAAAGCCGGAACTCTACGAAAATGATCGGCTATCCCCGTCCGCGATGAAGGCTTATTTTAAATACTACTATCATCGTATTAAAGATGAGTTGGATTATCCCGTTCCGAAGCTCGGGGGGAAGAAGCTGTTTAATCTGTTGAGTTCAAACAAAGCGTATTATGATGCTTACCGAAATCGCTATAGCGAAAAGCTTGGACTTGGGAGCCTGCAAGCCTTGGCGACAGCGGAGCAATACTTCGAGGTTATTGACAACCCGGCAACTTCAGTTATTGTCCCGTACAATGCAGAGGCGAGAGACTTGATTGCTAATCTGAACGGGGAACTGGATATTTGGGAGCTTGGCGATTTGCTGCGGAAGGCGCAACAGTATGTGGTCAATGTTTATAAGCATGATCTTGTTAAGCTCGATAAGAGCGGGGAACTGTTTCCACTATTGAATGGCAATGTTCTGGCGTTGCATGACACGGCTTACTCGGAGCGATTTGGCGTAGGAACAGAAGGGGACGGAGAGTGGGGGACATCTATTATATAG